In the genome of Raphanus sativus cultivar WK10039 chromosome 4, ASM80110v3, whole genome shotgun sequence, one region contains:
- the LOC108855424 gene encoding double-stranded RNA-binding protein 5, giving the protein MYKNQLQELAQRSCFSLPSYTCIREGPDHAPRFKAAVNFNGEIFESPTYCSTLRQAEHAAAEVSLSVLSSRVPSKSLSAKILDETGIYKNLLQETAHRAGLDLPMYTSVRSGSYHFPTFSCTVELAGMSFTGESAKTKKQAEKNAAIAAWSALKKMPSLDSMGGKENGEEEKEQEVVARVLSRFKPKEMKRRETTNQRRRSKQYTNKDLSERLRWINLLTYEPKPSSTQKQHKKTSLVSHTQSQPSRTNLQQFKRRSSHEAKAETEMMMITTRSFPLHPMAAHHKAKLNGSSSRGGYSNQIPFSDRGRFSFVGGCNRLAPPVQIRSVIPVFAAPPSKPNPSPSTSSSSSSSSSSSINSCSVQEKTLNSNENCGSNP; this is encoded by the exons ATGTATAAGAATCAGCTGCAAGAGCTTGCACAGAGAAGCTGTTTCAGCTTACCATCATATACTTGCATAAGAGAAGGACCAGATCATGCTCCAAGATTCAAAGCTGCTGTTAACTTCAATGGTGAGATATTTGAGAGCCCTACTTACTGTTCCACCCTCAGACAAGCTGAACATGCAGCTGCAGAAGTTTCACTTAGTGTCCTTTCCTCTAGAGTCCCTTCTAAATCCTTGTCTGCAAAGATTCTT GATGAGACAGGGATTTACAAGAACTTGCTACAAGAGACAGCACATAGAGCTGGTCTTGATCTGCCAATGTACACAAGTGTGAGATCAGGATCTTATCACTTCCCAACTTTCTCTTGCACAGTGGAGCTAGCTGGGATGAGTTTCACAGGAGAATCAGcaaagacaaagaaacaagctgaGAAAAACGCAGCCATTGCAGCTTGGTCAGCTTTGAAAAAAA TGCCAAGCTTGGATTCTATGGGAGGAAAGGAAAATggtgaagaagagaaggaaCAAGAAGTAGTAGCAAGAGTACTTTCAAGATTTAAACccaaagaaatgaaaagaagagagaCCACAAACCAAAGGAGAAGAAGTAAACAATATACAAACAAGGACTTGTCAGAGAGATTGAGATGGATCAATCTATTAACCTATGAACCTAAACCATCATCAACGCAGAAGCAACACAAGAAAACCAGTTTGGTCTCACATACACAAAGCCAACCATCAAGAACAAACCTTCAACAATTCAAAAGGAGATCATCACACGAAGCCAAGGCAGAGacagagatgatgatgatcaccACAAGGTCGTTTCCTTTGCACCCGATGGCTGCTCATCATAAAGCCAAACTCAACGGATCATCGAGCCGCGGAGGATATAGTAACCAAATCCCATTTTCCGACAGAGGCAGGTTCAGTTTCGTCGGAGGTTGTAATAGGCTAGCTCCACCGGTTCAAATCAGATCAGTGATTCCAGTTTTCGCAGCCCCACCATCAAAACCAAACCCTAGTCCTAgcacatcatcatcatcatcatcatcatcatcatcatccataaACTCTTGCTCTGTTCAAGAGAAGACTCTTAACTCAAACGAAAATTGTGGATCAAACCCATGA
- the LOC108849352 gene encoding glycerophosphodiester phosphodiesterase GDPD2, translating to MALRTVLVADVPSLPDSVYGLSEGLDMSKPTSFKMPGFSVIGHRGNGMNVLQSSDRRTRGFKENSILSFNSAAKFPIDFIEFDVQVTKDDFPVIFHDDFIYSQENGVVNESRVTDLSLSEFLLYGPQKEAEKIGKTLMRKSKEGQVLKWDVDSDDPLCTLQEAFERVEQSLGFNIELKFDDQVVYEREFLVHVLRTVLQVVFDYAKDRPVIFSSFQPDAAQLVRELQSTYPVYFLTDAGNQMYKDERRNSLEEAIKVCLEGKLQGIVSEVKGVFRNPSAIPKIKESNLSLLTYGKLNNVGEAVYMQYVMGIEGVIVDFVEEISESVRLMMIRPPSPSSPLSSSAASKDDVAAITRPEFSQKEIDFLLKLLSQLIQH from the exons ATGGCTCTCCGTACCGTCCTCGTCGCTGACGTTCCCAGCCTCCCTGATTCCGTGTACGGGTTATCCGAAG GTTTAGATATGAGCAAACCGACATCGTTTAAGATGCCTGGATTTTCAGTGATCGGACACAGGGGAAATGGTATGAATGTGTTGCAATCTTCTGATCGGAGAACCAGAGGGTTTAAAGAAAACTCTATCCTCTCTTTCAATTCCGCAGCCAAGTTTCCCATCGATTTCATTGAGTTCGACGTTCAG GTGACAAAGGATGATTTTCCAGTCATTTTCCACGATGATTTCATCTACTCTCAAGAGAAT GGTGTTGTTAATGAGAGTAGAGTGACTGACTTGAGCCTTTCTGAGTTTCTCCTCTATGGACCTCAGAAAGAAGCTGAGAAAATTGGGAAGACCCTTATGAGGAAATCCAAAGAAGGTCAGGTTTTGAAATGGGACGTTGACTCTGATGATCCCCTTTGTACGCTACAAGAGGCTTTCGAACGAGTTGAGCAATCTCTAGGGTTCAATATCGAGTTGAAATTCGACGATCAGGTTGTCTATGAACGAGAGTTTCTTGTCCATGTCCTCAGAACAGTTCTTCAG GTGGTGTTTGATTATGCAAAAGACAGACCAGTGATCTTCTCAAGTTTCCAACCAGATGCAGCACAGCTTGTTAGGGAACTACAGAGCACTTACCCT GTTTACTTTCTGACTGATGCGGGGAACCAAATGTACAAAGATGAGAGAAGAAACTCACTAGAAGAAGCAATAAAAGTTTGCTTGGAAGGAAAGCTACAAGGCATTGTTTCAGAGGTAAAAGGAGTTTTCAGAAACCCATCAGCCATTCCCAAGATCAAAGAATCTAACCTCTCTCTCCTTACATACGGCAAACTCAA CAATGTGGGGGAGGCAGTGTACATGCAATATGTGATGGGGATTGAGGGAGTGATTGTAGACTTTGTTGAGGAGATTTCAGAGTCAGTAAGACTCATGATGATTCGAccaccatcaccatcatcacCATTATCATCATCAGCAGCTTCGAAGGATGATGTTGCTGCCATTACAAGACCTGAGTTTTCGCAAAAGGAGATTGATTTTCTTCTCAAGCTTCTCTCACAGTTGATACAGCATTGA
- the LOC108835982 gene encoding defensin-like protein 206 encodes MAKNFNSGSFTILVVVLMMASTGILKTKALPGVECPVGSGCLDPSKCVFLDECGPVPFLGTDSDCCTCCKAKYPTPPLCWAVVEGTNPPHCHCYQKAL; translated from the exons atggcAAAGAACTTCAACTCTGGGAGCTTCACTATTCTCGTGGTTGTCCTCATGATGGCTTCTACCG GAATCCTCAAGACCAAGGCTCTGCCTGGGGTGGAGTGCCCAGTTGGAAGTGGATGCCTTGACCCTAGTAAGTGTGTGTTCTTAGACGAGTGTGGGCCGGTGCCGTTCCTAGGTACAGATTCGGATTGTTGTACATGTTGCAAAGCCAAATACCCAACTCCTCCACTATGTTGGGCGGTAGTTGAAGGAACCAATCCTCCACACTGCCATTGCTACCAAAAGGCGCTTTGA
- the LOC108855423 gene encoding probable protein S-acyltransferase 6: MYVVTPPQRSGLGSNSDLRVYQSWKGSNIFCLKGRFIFGPDARSLGLTISLIVVPVIIFCIFVASKLIQDFSDTWGLSIVSVAVVFTIYDIILLMLTSGRDPGIIPRNSHPPEPEPLDGNSGTNQTPRLPRVKEVEVNGKIFKVKYCDTCMLYRPPRCSHCSICNNCVERFDHHCPWVGQCIAQRNYRFFFMFVFSTTLLCVYVLAFCCVYIRKIKESEDITIWKAMLKTPASIALIIYTFICMWFVGGLTGFHLYLISTNQTTYENFRYNYDRRTNPHNRGVVDNFKEIFCSAIPPSKNSFRAMVPREAAPMPSRSAVGGFMSPNMGRGNDEIEMGRKGVWAMAEHGDDKNVSDNERFHVNDDELGDIRTTTDDDEQQSGRPNIHPRHSSWEMSPEVMALASRRT, encoded by the exons ATGTATGTAGTGACGCCTCCTCAAAGATCTGGTTTGGGATCCAACAGCGATTTGCGGGTCTATCAATCATGGAAAGGAAGCAAT ATATTTTGTCTTAAGGGAAGGTTTATATTCGGGCCAGACGCAAGATCACTTGGTCTGACCATAAGTCTCATCGTGGTCCCCGTCATAATCTTCTGCATCTTCGTTGCAAGCAAGCTAATTCAGGACTTCTCCGATACTTGGGGACTCTCAATAGTCTCTGTCGCTGTTGTCTTCACCATTTAC GACATAATTCTTCTGATGCTTACATCCGGAAGAGATCCAGGGATCATCCCAAGAAACTCTCATCCTCCTGAGCCTGAACCTCTCGATGGAAACTCAGGGACAAACCAAACTCCAAGACTGCCTCGCGTGAAGGAAGTTGAAGTTAACGGGAAGATATTTAAGGTCAAGTACTGTGACACTTGCATGCTCTACAGACCTCCTCGCTGCTCGCACTGCTCTATCTGCAACAACTGTGTAGAAAGATTTGACCATCACTGTCCTTGGGTTGGTCAATGCATTGCCCAA AGGAATTATCGGTTCTTCTTCATGTTTGTCTTCTCCACAACTCTTCTCTGTGTATACGTGTTGGCCTTTTGCTGTGTCTATATAAGGAAGATCAAAGAATCTGAAGATATAACCATTTGGAAAGCAATGCTCAAAACTCCTGCCTCAATAGCTCTCATCATCTACACCTTCATTTGTATGTGGTTCGTTGGAGGCTTAACTGGTTTCCATCTCTATCTCATCAGCACAAATCAG ACTACATATGAGAATTTCAGATATAATTATGACCGGCGTACCAATCCACACAACAGAGGAGTGGTTGATAACTTTAAAGAGATCTTTTGTTCTGCGATACCTCCTTCCAAGAACAGTTTCAGAGCTATGGTACCTAGGGAAGCAGCTCCAATGCCGTCGAGATCAGCTGTTGGCGGTTTTATGAGTCCAAACATGGGGAGAGGTAATGATGAGATTGAGATGGGGAGGAAAGGTGTTTGGGCGATGGCTGAACATGGTGATGACAAGAACGTTAGTGATAATGAACGGTTTCATGTCAACGACGATGAGTTAGGTGACATTAGGACCACAACGGATGATGATGAACAACAGAGTGGTAGGCCAAACATTCACCCAAGGCACTCAAGCTGGGAAATGTCACCAGAGGTTATGGCCTTAGCATCAAGAAGAACTTAG